The following coding sequences are from one Rutidosis leptorrhynchoides isolate AG116_Rl617_1_P2 chromosome 11, CSIRO_AGI_Rlap_v1, whole genome shotgun sequence window:
- the LOC139877380 gene encoding cytochrome b5 domain-containing protein RLF-like: protein MDETNNNDDFTFCQVSDQNYNIPKGLPDVSSISIKDEKDSGNIWGDNLGLEKQEKVGSLTFKVIDASLQKKSTEKSTLDVGSSVSTSPGPKSGVKKPVARAKVPYQIGHSQVDWLKLTRTHPDLAGLKGQSNKRLIPLSEVKQHNTPDSMWTVLKGRVYNITPYMKFHPGGVDMLMKGVGKDCTALFNKYHAWVNAEFMLEKCLVGILEDSRQ from the exons ATGGATGAGACGAATAACAATGATGATTTTACCTTTTGCCAG GTTAGTGACCAGAACTATAATATTCCAAAAGGTCTTCCAGATGTTAgcagtataagtataaaagatgaAAAGGATAGTGGTAATATTTGGGGTGACAATTTAGGATTGGAGAAGCAAGAAAAGGTTGGATCTTTAACTTTTAAGGTTATTGATGCATCATTACAAAAAAAGTCAACCGAAAAGTCAACATTGGATGTTGGAAGTTCGGTTAGTACATCACCGGGACCCAAATCTGGTGTGAAAAAACCAGTCGCTCGGGCAAAGGTTCCTTACCAAATTGGTCATAGCCAGGTGGATTGGCTCAAGCTTACTCGTACACATCCTGATCTTGCTG GATTGAAGGGACAATCAAACAAGAGGCTTATACCTTTAAGTGAAGTTAAACAACACAATACACCAGACTCAATGTGGACCGTACTCAAAGGCCGTGTTTACAACATCACACCATATATGAAATTTCACCCAGGAG GTGTTGATATGTTAATGAAGGGAGTTGGAAAAGATTGTACAGCTCTATTCA ATAAATACCATGCTTGGGTGAATGCAGAGTTTATGCTTGAAAAGTGCCTGGTTGGTATTCTAGAAGATAGTCGGCAATGA